Proteins encoded within one genomic window of Bermanella sp. WJH001:
- a CDS encoding AraC family transcriptional regulator has protein sequence MKAIQSIANGFVLFLSLFASSSLFAAEQAGLDAEIEELKAEVIELNRELFDLEEQLLYPATTSFAVFVSMDAVPDFEIQSVKLNLDEQDVTSHIYRAEQVEALRRGGIQKIYVGNLKPGLHKLKAEIMGKDRDGRPVKRLVVAEFGKARASKYLEVKISSNPNQNKPDFAIVEWK, from the coding sequence GTGAAGGCAATCCAATCTATTGCAAATGGCTTTGTGCTATTTCTATCTTTATTTGCGTCCAGTTCATTATTCGCTGCTGAGCAAGCGGGCTTAGATGCGGAAATCGAAGAACTAAAAGCGGAAGTAATCGAATTAAATCGCGAGCTTTTTGATTTAGAAGAGCAGTTGCTTTATCCCGCAACCACCTCATTTGCCGTGTTTGTATCCATGGATGCCGTACCTGACTTTGAAATTCAATCGGTTAAGTTGAATTTAGATGAGCAAGATGTCACCTCTCATATATACCGTGCCGAGCAAGTGGAAGCATTGCGTCGTGGTGGCATTCAAAAAATTTATGTTGGCAACTTAAAACCAGGTCTACACAAGCTAAAAGCAGAAATTATGGGTAAAGATCGTGATGGTCGCCCAGTTAAGCGTTTGGTTGTAGCCGAGTTTGGTAAGGCACGTGCCAGCAAATACCTTGAAGTAAAAATCAGTAGTAATCCAAATCAAAACAAACCAGACTTCGCCATCGTAGAGTGGAAGTGA
- a CDS encoding MoxR family ATPase, whose protein sequence is MKFTGTEEYVATSELQMAVNAAITLQRPLLIKGEPGTGKTMLAEQLAEALGTPLIQWHIKSTTKAHQGLYEYDAVSRLRDSQLGNESVKDISNYIKKGKLWEAFTGDKPPVLLIDEIDKADIEFPNDLLLELDKMEFFVYETQERIVAKHRPIIIITSNNEKELPDAFLRRCFFHYIDFPDKDTMQKIVDVHFPDIKKSLLAEAMDVFFDLRKVPGLKKKPSTSELVDWLKLLLADDVDPETLRSKETAIPPLYGAMVKNEQDVELLQKLAFMSRRKG, encoded by the coding sequence AATTTACAGGTACAGAAGAATACGTAGCCACGTCAGAACTGCAAATGGCAGTGAATGCGGCGATCACTTTACAGCGTCCGCTATTGATCAAAGGTGAGCCGGGTACCGGTAAAACCATGTTGGCAGAACAGTTAGCCGAAGCATTGGGTACTCCGCTGATTCAATGGCATATTAAATCGACAACCAAAGCCCACCAAGGCTTATACGAGTACGATGCAGTTTCTCGTCTACGTGATTCACAATTAGGCAATGAAAGCGTTAAAGATATTTCTAACTACATCAAAAAGGGCAAGCTTTGGGAAGCCTTTACCGGTGACAAGCCACCTGTACTTTTGATTGATGAAATTGATAAAGCGGATATTGAATTCCCTAACGATCTACTGTTAGAGCTAGATAAGATGGAATTCTTTGTATACGAAACCCAAGAACGTATCGTAGCTAAGCATCGCCCAATTATTATTATCACCAGTAACAACGAAAAAGAATTACCAGATGCATTTTTACGTCGTTGTTTCTTCCATTACATCGACTTTCCAGATAAAGACACCATGCAGAAAATTGTTGATGTGCATTTTCCTGACATCAAAAAATCCTTATTGGCTGAAGCGATGGATGTGTTCTTTGATCTACGTAAAGTGCCGGGTCTTAAAAAGAAACCATCAACATCTGAGTTGGTAGATTGGCTTAAGTTACTATTGGCTGACGACGTAGATCCAGAGACGTTGCGTAGCAAAGAAACCGCTATTCCACCGCTATATGGCGCAATGGTTAAAAACGAACAAGATGTAGAGCTGCTGCAAAAATTAGCATTCATGTCTCGTCGTAAAGGCTAA